In Grus americana isolate bGruAme1 chromosome 4, bGruAme1.mat, whole genome shotgun sequence, one genomic interval encodes:
- the TIGD4 gene encoding tigger transposable element-derived protein 4 — protein MAEASGSPLPEPIVRKKKSISIEEKIDIISAVESGKKKADIAAKYGIKKNSLSSIMKNKEKVLEAFESLRFDPKRKRLRTAFHTDLEEALMKWYRIAQCLNVPVNGPMLRLKANDFAQKLGHSDFKCSNGWLDRFKSRYGLVFRAQPVETAATTTVDAPTLWYQNVLPYYLNDYQPKNVFYIQETGLLYQMLPHNTFAFKGETCSVGELSKERITVVVGTNMDGSEKLPLLVIGKNKSPRSFKDVKSLPVDYEANVMAWMTSEVFEQWMHKLDDRFQAQQRQVVILVDSLPAHTEVKNLKSVKLVFYPPDSSLCIAMKQGVIRSLKVKYRSCLIKRFVDCVESNKEYVLTLLDAVEMLHLCWRKVTPETIVKSYNEAGFKLETKANGNDTEVESDFDLIAHAQAAGVEFPEGLSLEEYAALDDGLETCKIPTNNEKMRAKESTSDKVGTFVGDEDEDEGDQFLGAEQPLPSKNEALSALDTLRKFLRSQDMNDSLHDSLADLENFIQHVACK, from the coding sequence ATGGCAGAGGCTTCGGGGAGTCCTCTGCCCGAACCCAtagtgaggaagaaaaaaagcatatctATTGAGGAAAAAATTGACATCATAAGTGCTGTGGAGAGTGgcaagaaaaaagcagacatcGCAGCCAAATATGGCATAAAGAAGAATTCCTTGTCTTCAATtatgaagaataaagaaaaagttttggAAGCCTTTGAGTCTTTACGATTTGatcctaaaagaaaaagactaagGACTGCTTTTCATACCGACCTGGAGGAGGCATTGATGAAGTGGTACAGAATTGCTCAGTGCTTGAATGTGCCGGTAAACGGTCCTATGTTGCGCCTCAAGGCTAATGATTTTGCCCAGAAGCTTGGACATAGTGATTTTAAATGCAGTAATGGCTGGCTTGATCGTTTCAAGTCAAGGTATGGTTTAGTTTTCAGAGCTCAGCCTGTAGAAACAGCTGCTACTACTACAGTGGATGCTCCAACTCTTTGGTACCAAAATGTTCTTCcttattatttaaatgattATCAGccaaaaaatgtgttttatatacAGGAGACTGGATTGCTGTATCAGATGTTACCGCATAACACATTTGCATTTAAAGGGGAAACTTGTTCTGTAGGCGAACTAAGCAAAGAGAGAATAACTGTAGTGGTGGGTACAAATATGGATGGTTCCGAGAAACTTCCTTTGCTTGTTATAGGTAAAAACAAAAGTCCACGCTCTTTCAAAGATGTGAAGTCTCTACCTGTGGATTATGAAGCAAATGTTATGGCATGGATGACTTCAGAAGTGTTTGAACAGTGGATGCATAAACTTGATGACAGATTTCAAGCACAGCAGCGACAAGTAGTTATTCTTGTTGATTCTCTCCCAGCTCACACAGAAGTAAAGAACCTGAAGTCTGTCAAATTAGTGTTCTATCCTCCAGACTCTTCTTTGTGTATAGCTATGAAACAAGGAGTTATCAGAAGTCTGAAGGTTAAATACAGGAGCTGCCTTATCAAGAGATTTGTTGACTGCGTAGAAAGTAATAAAGAGTATGTGCTGACTCTTCTTGATGCAGTTGAGATGCTGCATCTGTGCTGGAGGAAAGTAACACCAGAGACTATTGTAAAAAGTTATAATGAAGCAGGATTCAAATTAGAAACGAAGGCAAATGGTAATGACACAGAGGTTGAAAGTGATTTTGATTTGATTGCACATGCACAGGCAGCTGGAGTGGAGTTTCCAGAAGGTTTATCTTTAGAGGAATATGCAGCTTTAGATGATGGCTTGGAAACTTGCAAAATACccacaaataatgaaaagatgcGTGCCAAAGAAAGCACATCAGATAAAGTCGGCACATTTGTTGGTGATGAAGATGAGGATGAAGGTGATCAATTTCTGGGAGCTGAACAGCCTTTACCATCAAAAAATGAGGCTTTGAGTGCTTTAGATACCCTTCGAAAGTTTCTCAGAAGTCAAGACATGAATGATTCTCTTCACGATTCCCTAGCTGACTTGGAGAATTTTATTCAACATGTagcatgtaaataa